The Ensifer adhaerens genome contains a region encoding:
- a CDS encoding LysR family transcriptional regulator, translating into MEIKWLEDFVTLADTWSFSRAAELRNVTQPAFSRRIKQLEGWLGATLISRATMPAELTPAGRNFLPIAQEAIRTFYAARESLRPSHEEGLIRFAALHTLTVTIFPRWLKRLEKTGGAFSTSLMPDRGGIEANLEALIGDEADFFLTYAHAEVPFHLDRGQFSSLTIAHDRLIPLAAANVSIAGGTLPGLHILERAVAQPRLAIPYLSYGFNSFFGVALSRLMLRRPPFRRRTTHENTISAGLMNMAVTGAGVCWLPESLARDVIEAGGLVPASADPGWNLDLEIRLYRHTATRSRRVEDLWQTAKLLLERERA; encoded by the coding sequence ATGGAGATCAAGTGGCTGGAGGACTTCGTGACGCTCGCCGACACGTGGAGCTTTTCGCGCGCTGCCGAGTTGCGCAACGTCACGCAACCGGCCTTCAGCCGGCGCATCAAACAATTGGAGGGTTGGCTCGGCGCGACGCTCATCAGCCGCGCCACCATGCCGGCGGAACTGACGCCGGCGGGTCGCAATTTCCTCCCGATTGCGCAGGAGGCGATCCGCACCTTCTACGCGGCGCGCGAGTCGCTGCGCCCGTCTCACGAAGAAGGCCTCATCCGCTTTGCCGCACTCCACACGCTGACGGTAACAATCTTCCCACGCTGGCTCAAACGCCTGGAGAAAACTGGCGGCGCCTTCAGCACCTCGCTGATGCCCGATCGCGGCGGCATCGAGGCCAACCTAGAGGCCCTCATCGGCGACGAGGCGGATTTCTTTCTGACGTATGCTCATGCGGAGGTGCCCTTCCACCTCGACCGCGGACAGTTTTCGTCGCTGACGATCGCGCATGACCGGCTGATCCCGCTCGCCGCCGCAAATGTTTCCATCGCCGGTGGCACGCTGCCCGGGTTGCACATTCTCGAACGCGCCGTCGCGCAGCCGCGGCTCGCCATCCCCTATCTGAGCTACGGGTTCAATTCGTTTTTCGGTGTCGCCCTGTCACGCCTGATGCTTCGCCGCCCACCCTTCCGGCGCCGCACCACCCATGAGAACACGATCAGCGCCGGTCTGATGAACATGGCGGTGACCGGTGCCGGCGTCTGCTGGCTGCCGGAGAGCCTTGCGCGCGATGTGATCGAGGCCGGGGGCCTGGTGCCCGCCTCCGCGGATCCAGGGTGGAATCTCGACCTCGAAATTCGTCTCTACCGTCACACCGCGACGCGCAGCCGCAGGGTCGAAGACCTCTGGCAAACAGCAAAGCTGCTCCTAGAGCGCGAACGCGCCTGA
- a CDS encoding amidohydrolase — MAFQLHADLILRNGRIWRGREEGISEALAIWQGKVLATGSDADMLSLKGPHTEVIDLEGRFASPGLIDNHLHLISTGITMGWVDTTPAAAPTLAALLEKLAERAAATPKGGWVRARGYDQVKLDIGRHPTREELDRAVPDHPVLLTRACGHVAIANSLALRLADVTEATPVPDGGVIGTTDGRLNGFLAENAQNLIKGAMPEVTTEELIDGIERAGRYLLSLGITSCMDAAVGQLAGFAEIQAYEMAKLSGRLPVRVWLTLLGDPGVSIVEDSWRAGLISGAGDDMLRVGAVKIFLDGSAGGRTAWMSKPYLGEPDNIGVQMLPDAEVEAIVKSCHDRGYQMACHAIGDGAIEQLVTAYEKALAANPDPDRRHRIEHCGFSSPGQDARMKAAGILPAPQMAFIHDFGDSYVSVLGEERGKASYQIGTWMRMGLKPSTGSDSPVCSPDPFPNLHAMITRKTGRGTVMAEAEKLSREEALQAFTEYGAYSQKAEGVKGRLVPGQWADIAVFDNDLLEAPTDTILSGTRCLMTLLAGRVVHVAR, encoded by the coding sequence ATGGCCTTCCAGCTTCACGCTGATCTTATTCTGCGCAATGGCCGCATCTGGCGGGGCAGGGAGGAGGGGATCAGCGAGGCTCTTGCCATCTGGCAGGGCAAGGTTCTGGCCACCGGCAGCGACGCTGACATGCTGAGCCTCAAGGGGCCGCACACCGAGGTCATCGACCTCGAAGGCCGTTTCGCCAGTCCGGGCCTCATCGACAACCACCTGCACCTGATCTCGACCGGCATTACCATGGGTTGGGTCGATACGACGCCTGCCGCCGCGCCGACGCTTGCCGCTCTGCTCGAAAAGCTCGCCGAGCGCGCCGCAGCCACGCCGAAGGGCGGCTGGGTGCGCGCGCGGGGCTATGACCAGGTCAAGCTCGATATCGGCCGGCACCCGACCCGCGAGGAGCTCGACCGGGCCGTGCCGGATCATCCTGTGCTGCTGACGCGCGCCTGCGGCCATGTCGCCATCGCGAATTCGCTGGCGCTGAGGCTGGCCGACGTCACAGAGGCAACGCCGGTACCGGATGGCGGCGTGATCGGCACGACCGACGGCCGCCTCAACGGCTTCCTTGCGGAAAACGCGCAGAACCTCATCAAGGGTGCCATGCCCGAGGTGACGACGGAGGAGCTGATCGACGGCATCGAGCGGGCAGGGCGCTATCTTCTCTCGCTCGGCATCACCAGCTGCATGGATGCGGCCGTCGGCCAACTCGCTGGCTTTGCCGAAATCCAGGCCTATGAGATGGCCAAGCTTTCCGGTCGCCTGCCGGTGCGCGTCTGGCTGACGCTGCTCGGCGATCCCGGTGTCTCGATCGTCGAGGATTCCTGGCGCGCGGGTCTCATATCCGGCGCCGGCGACGATATGTTGCGCGTCGGAGCCGTGAAGATCTTTCTCGATGGCTCGGCTGGCGGACGCACCGCCTGGATGTCGAAACCCTATCTGGGCGAGCCCGACAATATCGGCGTGCAGATGCTGCCCGATGCGGAGGTCGAGGCGATCGTCAAATCCTGCCACGACCGTGGCTATCAGATGGCCTGCCACGCCATCGGCGACGGCGCGATCGAACAGCTTGTCACGGCCTATGAAAAGGCGCTTGCCGCCAATCCCGATCCGGACCGGCGTCACCGCATCGAACATTGTGGCTTCTCGTCTCCCGGGCAAGATGCGCGTATGAAGGCGGCCGGCATCCTGCCGGCGCCGCAGATGGCCTTCATCCACGATTTCGGCGACAGCTACGTCTCCGTGCTCGGCGAGGAGCGCGGCAAGGCCTCCTACCAGATCGGCACCTGGATGCGCATGGGCCTCAAGCCGTCGACCGGCTCGGATTCGCCCGTCTGCTCGCCCGATCCCTTCCCCAACCTTCACGCCATGATCACGCGCAAAACCGGCAGGGGCACGGTGATGGCGGAGGCGGAGAAGCTGAGCCGTGAGGAGGCGTTGCAGGCCTTTACGGAATACGGCGCCTATTCGCAGAAGGCAGAGGGCGTGAAGGGCAGGCTGGTGCCGGGCCAATGGGCCGACATCGCAGTCTTCGATAACGACCTCCTGGAGGCGCCTACGGATACCATTCTCTCAGGCACGCGTTGCTTGATGACCCTGCTTGCAGGCCGCGTCGTGCATGTCGCGCGCTGA
- a CDS encoding ABC transporter substrate-binding protein has product MLKRLTLAAMLSLGVATGALAAGERHGGTLVFTAPYGSSFATLDVQASPNTQEEFITQAIHRALYSWDSNQNKPVLELASSEDVSADGTVHTYHLRDNAVFHNGKPLTADDIIYSYKRIANPKNAFPGASYIAVIKGAEEFIAGKAEEISGLKKIDDHTLEITYTGPINPGFPLMQNTTVIYPSNVEDESSFAKTPVGLGAFVFKEHVPGSQVVVEKFDKYYEEGKPYLDRINIVLMAEDAARDVAFRNKEIDVSILGPTQYQAYQGEDALKDHLLEVAEVYTRNIGFNPAFEPFKDKRVRQAINHAINAPLIIERLVKNKAYPAAGWLPISSPAFDKDKVPYAFDPEKAKALLAEAGYADGFEFEVTASPNESWGVPIVEAILPMLKKVGITVKPKPVESSALGDAVTSNNFQAFIWSNLSGPDPLNALRCYYSKTAQSACNYASYASPDFDKLYEAAQQERDPAKQNDLLRQANNIVQDDAPVWFFNYNKAVMAYQPWIHGLVPNATELAVQPYDEIWIDETAPDARK; this is encoded by the coding sequence ATGCTGAAAAGACTGACACTGGCCGCAATGCTCAGCCTGGGGGTTGCTACCGGGGCGCTGGCCGCCGGCGAACGCCATGGTGGAACGCTCGTCTTCACCGCCCCCTATGGATCGAGCTTCGCCACGCTCGACGTTCAGGCGAGCCCGAACACACAGGAAGAATTCATCACGCAAGCCATCCACCGCGCGCTCTATAGCTGGGATTCGAACCAGAACAAGCCGGTGCTGGAACTGGCAAGCTCGGAAGACGTCTCCGCAGACGGCACGGTGCACACCTATCACCTGCGCGACAATGCCGTCTTCCACAACGGCAAGCCGCTGACGGCAGACGACATCATCTATAGCTACAAGCGTATCGCCAACCCGAAGAACGCCTTCCCGGGCGCCAGCTACATTGCCGTCATCAAGGGCGCGGAAGAGTTCATCGCCGGCAAGGCCGAGGAGATTTCGGGCCTCAAGAAGATCGACGACCACACGCTGGAGATCACCTACACAGGCCCGATCAATCCCGGCTTTCCGCTGATGCAGAATACGACGGTGATCTATCCGTCCAATGTCGAGGATGAATCGAGCTTCGCCAAGACCCCCGTCGGCCTCGGTGCCTTCGTCTTCAAGGAGCACGTGCCGGGTTCGCAGGTCGTCGTCGAAAAGTTCGACAAGTATTACGAAGAGGGCAAGCCCTATCTCGACCGCATCAATATCGTGCTGATGGCCGAAGACGCCGCCCGCGACGTCGCGTTCCGCAACAAGGAAATCGACGTCTCCATTCTCGGCCCCACCCAGTACCAGGCCTATCAGGGCGAGGACGCCCTGAAGGACCACCTGCTCGAGGTCGCCGAGGTCTATACGCGCAATATCGGCTTCAACCCCGCCTTCGAACCGTTCAAGGACAAGCGGGTCCGTCAGGCGATCAACCATGCCATCAACGCACCGCTGATCATCGAGCGCCTCGTCAAGAACAAGGCCTATCCTGCCGCCGGCTGGCTGCCGATTTCCTCGCCTGCTTTCGACAAGGACAAGGTGCCCTATGCCTTCGATCCGGAAAAGGCGAAGGCCCTGCTGGCGGAAGCGGGCTATGCCGATGGCTTCGAATTCGAAGTGACGGCGAGCCCGAACGAGAGCTGGGGCGTTCCGATCGTCGAAGCCATCCTGCCGATGCTGAAGAAGGTCGGCATCACGGTGAAGCCGAAGCCGGTTGAAAGCTCTGCGCTCGGCGATGCCGTGACGTCGAACAACTTCCAGGCCTTCATCTGGTCGAACCTTTCCGGTCCCGATCCGCTGAACGCGCTGCGTTGCTACTATTCCAAGACGGCGCAGTCCGCCTGCAACTATGCAAGCTATGCGAGCCCGGACTTCGACAAGCTCTATGAGGCAGCCCAGCAGGAACGCGACCCGGCCAAGCAGAACGACCTGCTACGCCAGGCCAACAACATCGTGCAGGACGACGCGCCGGTCTGGTTCTTCAACTACAACAAGGCTGTCATGGCCTACCAGCCATGGATCCACGGCCTTGTACCGAACGCGACGGAACTGGCGGTCCAGCCCTATGACGAGATCTGGATCGACGAAACGGCGCCGGATGCGCGCAAGTAA
- a CDS encoding ABC transporter permease: MLRFTLRRVLQVVPTIVVVALLIFVIFSVVPGTFAASLFADGKRAADPQMIARLNEEFGLNKPLMERFVTYVTDLARFDLGTSFRTRQPVVDLINDRMGASLQLAVAAMVFAIVVGVPLGFLAALRPGSILDTVTMIGAVSGLSMPQFWLGLLMMYLFALQLNWLPSFGYGDGSLQNLILPAVTLGVTPLALLARTTRAGVLDVLNADFIRTAHSKGMSEAKVVRWHVARNALVLIVTTVGLQFGSLIGQAVVIEKLFAWPGIGSLLVDSVAIRDIPVVQGTILVIVLWFLIINTAVDLVYAAIDPRIKQG, from the coding sequence ATGCTTCGTTTTACCCTGCGCCGCGTCCTGCAGGTCGTCCCGACGATCGTCGTGGTGGCGCTGCTGATCTTCGTTATCTTCTCCGTCGTTCCCGGTACCTTCGCGGCCAGCCTCTTTGCTGATGGCAAACGCGCCGCCGATCCGCAAATGATCGCTCGCCTCAACGAGGAGTTCGGGCTTAACAAGCCGTTGATGGAGCGCTTCGTGACCTATGTCACGGATCTCGCGCGGTTCGATCTCGGCACCAGTTTCCGCACGCGCCAGCCGGTCGTCGACCTCATCAACGACCGCATGGGCGCCTCGCTTCAGCTTGCCGTCGCCGCCATGGTCTTTGCCATTGTCGTCGGTGTGCCGCTTGGCTTTCTCGCCGCACTCCGGCCCGGTTCCATACTCGATACGGTCACGATGATCGGCGCGGTCTCAGGTCTCTCCATGCCGCAATTCTGGCTCGGCCTGTTGATGATGTATCTCTTCGCCCTGCAGCTGAACTGGTTGCCCAGTTTTGGCTATGGCGACGGCTCGTTGCAAAACCTCATACTGCCTGCCGTGACCCTCGGCGTCACGCCGCTGGCGCTGCTCGCGCGAACCACGCGGGCAGGTGTGCTCGACGTATTGAACGCCGATTTCATCCGCACTGCCCACTCCAAGGGCATGAGCGAGGCCAAGGTGGTGCGCTGGCATGTGGCCCGCAATGCACTGGTGCTGATCGTCACCACGGTCGGCCTGCAGTTCGGCTCGCTGATCGGCCAGGCCGTCGTCATCGAAAAGCTCTTCGCCTGGCCCGGTATCGGCTCGCTGCTCGTCGATAGCGTGGCGATCCGTGACATTCCCGTGGTGCAGGGAACGATCCTCGTCATCGTGCTTTGGTTCCTGATCATCAACACCGCCGTCGATCTGGTCTATGCCGCGATCGATCCGCGCATCAAGCAGGGGTGA
- a CDS encoding ABC transporter permease: protein MRLGFNFWLGATLTVLVIFAGILAHWIAPFDPVLDADLMNSELPPDATFWFGTDGQGRDVYTRILYGAQISLTVGIVSQVINSIIGVTLGMTAGYWGGWWDDLVNGLTNVMLAIPSLIFALAVMAVLGPGLPSLLIALGLTNWSWTCRIARSSTLSLKSQGYVQAAQTLGYGDLRIMFTQILPNMMGPILVMATLGMGSAVLSEAALSFLGLGIQPPFPSWGSMLTDARQLIQLAPWAALFPGLAIFLSVLGFNLLGDGLRDSLDPHMRTRKP from the coding sequence GTGCGCCTAGGCTTCAATTTCTGGCTCGGTGCGACGCTGACAGTTCTGGTCATCTTCGCCGGTATCCTCGCCCACTGGATCGCACCTTTCGATCCGGTGCTCGATGCGGATCTGATGAATTCCGAACTGCCGCCGGACGCCACCTTCTGGTTCGGCACCGATGGGCAGGGACGGGATGTCTATACCCGCATCCTCTACGGTGCCCAGATTTCGCTGACCGTCGGCATCGTGTCGCAGGTGATCAACTCGATCATCGGTGTCACGCTCGGCATGACGGCCGGTTACTGGGGCGGCTGGTGGGACGATCTGGTGAACGGGCTGACCAACGTCATGCTCGCCATCCCTTCGTTGATCTTCGCACTCGCGGTGATGGCCGTGCTCGGCCCCGGCCTGCCGTCGCTGCTCATTGCGCTCGGTCTTACCAACTGGAGCTGGACCTGCCGTATTGCACGGTCCTCGACGCTCTCGCTGAAGTCGCAGGGTTACGTGCAGGCAGCCCAGACGCTTGGTTATGGCGACCTGCGCATCATGTTCACGCAGATCCTGCCCAACATGATGGGGCCGATCCTCGTCATGGCGACGCTCGGCATGGGCTCGGCGGTGCTGTCGGAAGCGGCGCTCTCCTTCCTCGGTCTCGGCATCCAGCCGCCGTTCCCGAGCTGGGGCTCGATGCTGACCGACGCGCGCCAGCTCATCCAGCTCGCGCCCTGGGCAGCGCTTTTCCCCGGCCTTGCCATCTTTCTATCGGTGCTCGGCTTCAACCTTCTCGGCGATGGCCTGCGTGACAGCCTCGATCCGCATATGAGGACGCGCAAGCCATGA
- a CDS encoding ABC transporter ATP-binding protein codes for MTQPLLDIRDLRLGVSLGRSVHPLLKGVSFQIMPGEAYGLVGESGSGKSVTSLAVMGLLKRPLAVSGGAILFKGQNLLALPKREMRRLRGNRIAMIFQEPMTALNPLSTVGRQIAEMFVLHQGKSWTEAEKLAVEALANVRVPNPDRRAKNYPHQMSGGLRQRVMIAMALACSPDLLIADEPTTALDVTVQAEVLRLIKELCAARGTAVLFISHDLGVIASICQRVGVMYSGCLVEENETRALFESPRHEYTRGLLGALPRLGSRSEQGRQRLVDIDSIISDRSKLTESRFIAPRELEGSQP; via the coding sequence ATGACCCAGCCGCTTCTCGACATCAGGGATCTGCGCCTCGGCGTTTCGCTCGGCCGCTCCGTTCATCCGCTGCTAAAGGGCGTCTCCTTCCAGATCATGCCCGGAGAAGCCTATGGTCTCGTCGGCGAATCCGGCTCCGGAAAATCGGTCACATCGCTCGCCGTCATGGGGCTTTTGAAAAGGCCGCTCGCCGTTTCGGGCGGGGCGATACTGTTCAAGGGCCAGAACCTGTTGGCGTTGCCGAAGCGTGAGATGCGGCGCCTGCGCGGCAACCGCATCGCCATGATCTTCCAGGAGCCGATGACCGCGCTGAACCCGCTTTCGACGGTCGGCCGGCAGATTGCGGAAATGTTCGTGCTGCATCAGGGAAAAAGCTGGACGGAAGCTGAAAAGCTTGCCGTCGAGGCGCTTGCGAACGTGCGCGTGCCCAATCCCGATCGCCGCGCGAAGAACTACCCGCATCAGATGTCGGGCGGACTGCGCCAGCGCGTGATGATCGCCATGGCGCTTGCCTGCAGCCCGGACCTGCTGATTGCCGATGAACCGACGACCGCGCTCGACGTTACCGTGCAGGCCGAGGTGCTTCGCCTCATCAAGGAACTCTGCGCGGCGCGCGGTACGGCGGTGCTCTTCATCAGCCATGACCTCGGCGTCATCGCCAGTATCTGCCAGCGCGTCGGCGTGATGTATTCGGGCTGCCTCGTCGAGGAGAACGAGACGCGGGCACTGTTCGAAAGTCCGCGGCATGAATATACCCGCGGCCTGCTCGGCGCCCTGCCGCGCCTTGGAAGCCGCAGTGAACAAGGGCGGCAGCGGCTCGTCGATATCGACAGCATCATTTCCGACCGCTCGAAGCTGACAGAGAGCCGCTTCATCGCACCGCGTGAACTGGAAGGGAGCCAGCCATGA
- a CDS encoding ATP-binding cassette domain-containing protein, whose amino-acid sequence MTAPLLQVDDLHVRFPISGGGLLGTGRRTLHAVNGISFELAKGECLSIVGESGCGKSTTALSILGLQEPTEGMIRFRGKPLAGPGAPDRMDRAKAVQMVFQDPYASLNPRQSVRTSLAAPLRLHGITATSEIEGRIEVMLKNVGLTPEQAGRYPHEFSGGQRQRIGIARALILEPEIVVLDEPVSALDVSIRAQIINLLLDLQEKLGLSYLMISHDLSVVEHMSDRVLVMYFGEIVEEGGWREIFEAPTHPYTRRLIAAIPDPDAALNPAAKQGSDATVPQLFGRSFVSDGSTAPDVFTAPVRSELIEIGGNHRVRMALA is encoded by the coding sequence ATGACCGCTCCGCTGTTGCAGGTGGACGATCTTCACGTCCGTTTCCCCATTTCCGGCGGTGGCCTGCTCGGCACCGGACGGCGCACGCTTCACGCCGTCAACGGCATCAGCTTCGAACTGGCCAAGGGCGAATGCCTGTCGATCGTCGGTGAATCCGGCTGCGGCAAGTCGACGACGGCGCTATCCATCCTCGGCCTCCAGGAACCGACCGAGGGCATGATCCGCTTTCGCGGAAAGCCGCTTGCCGGCCCCGGCGCGCCGGACCGCATGGACAGGGCGAAAGCGGTGCAGATGGTGTTCCAGGATCCCTATGCCTCGCTCAACCCGCGCCAGTCCGTGCGCACCTCGCTTGCCGCGCCGCTGCGTTTGCATGGCATCACCGCCACCTCGGAAATCGAGGGTCGCATCGAGGTGATGCTGAAGAATGTCGGCCTGACGCCCGAGCAGGCGGGGCGCTACCCGCACGAATTCTCCGGCGGCCAGCGCCAGCGCATCGGTATTGCCCGCGCGCTGATCCTCGAGCCTGAGATCGTCGTACTCGACGAGCCGGTCTCCGCCCTCGACGTGTCGATCCGCGCCCAGATCATCAACCTGTTGCTCGACCTTCAGGAAAAGCTCGGCCTCTCCTATCTGATGATCAGCCACGATCTGAGCGTGGTGGAGCACATGAGTGACCGGGTGCTGGTCATGTATTTCGGCGAGATCGTGGAAGAGGGCGGCTGGCGCGAGATTTTCGAAGCGCCCACCCATCCCTATACGCGACGGTTGATCGCGGCCATTCCCGATCCGGATGCGGCGCTGAACCCGGCAGCCAAGCAGGGGAGCGACGCCACCGTGCCGCAACTTTTCGGCCGCAGCTTCGTTTCCGATGGCAGCACCGCGCCGGATGTCTTTACCGCCCCTGTTCGATCCGAGCTGATCGAGATCGGCGGGAACCATAGGGTTCGGATGGCTTTGGCCTAG
- a CDS encoding gamma-glutamyl-gamma-aminobutyrate hydrolase family protein has product MGRMPKIAVIMDENTSSGGGRYDTSRNYFSALRRAGAFAFGIPYIPDMVGQVVEEFDGFLSVGGRINFPKDWYVEGDQSQYPPSDRLAVDRALMEGFLARDKPVLGICNGMQMLGCLNGCRMVSDVRSSWPGALNHDQGGVSHDVHVVAGTRMADIFGAQTFAVNTFHREAIVEVSGAVTVTARASDGVVEAIEIGTQPFAMGLQWHPELLDADSHPGARVFDAFVEAASRRPR; this is encoded by the coding sequence ATGGGCCGCATGCCGAAGATCGCCGTGATCATGGATGAAAACACCAGTTCAGGTGGCGGGCGTTACGATACCTCGCGGAACTACTTTTCCGCCCTCCGTCGCGCCGGCGCCTTTGCTTTCGGTATCCCGTACATCCCCGACATGGTGGGCCAAGTCGTCGAGGAATTTGACGGGTTCCTGAGCGTCGGCGGCCGTATCAACTTTCCGAAGGATTGGTACGTCGAAGGAGACCAATCCCAGTATCCGCCATCTGATCGCCTTGCCGTCGATAGGGCGCTGATGGAAGGGTTCCTTGCACGCGACAAACCTGTGCTGGGAATCTGCAATGGCATGCAAATGCTCGGGTGCCTGAACGGCTGCCGGATGGTCTCGGATGTCCGTTCGTCTTGGCCGGGGGCCCTCAATCACGACCAGGGCGGTGTGTCACACGACGTGCATGTCGTTGCCGGCACCAGGATGGCTGATATCTTCGGCGCGCAGACATTCGCCGTGAACACGTTTCATCGGGAGGCGATTGTGGAGGTTTCCGGCGCAGTGACCGTGACGGCCCGGGCATCAGATGGAGTCGTCGAGGCAATCGAGATCGGCACGCAGCCTTTTGCCATGGGGCTGCAATGGCACCCGGAATTGCTGGACGCCGATAGCCATCCGGGCGCTCGGGTATTTGACGCATTTGTCGAAGCGGCAAGCCGCCGACCTCGCTGA